A stretch of DNA from Streptomyces sp. NBC_01197:
CACCTGACCGTCTCGACATGCCAGGTTGACCGCGACCCGACTGTTCTCTATTCGGCCGCCACCAGAAAAGCAGAACATAAAAAGACAGCACGGGACTGAGCGACGAATACGGCAGAGATAAGGGCCGGAATTCCCCTTCCCTGTATACGGCAGCACTGTTAATCAGTGATGCTCGCAATGTTTACAGCATGTTGCGAATCCCTCACACGCCCCTGCTTCCGCAGCCGGTGCGCCGCAATGGCACGCTCGGCGTGCACCGCGGTCAGAGCGCGGGCCCGCTCCGCGTCGCCGCGCGCCACCGCGTCCACGATGGAGCCGTGCTCGGCCCAGGACACGACGGGAAGGGCCGGCTGGTCGACCGCGTACATCCAGCTGATCTTCTGCCGCAGCTGACCGAGCAGCGTGGCCAGCGCCGAGCTGCCCGATGCCTGCGCCAGCGTCTCGTGGAACCAGCCGCCGAGCGACCGCAGATCCTCGCCCTGGCCGCGCCCGGCCCGCTCCTGACCGAGCCTGACCAGGCCACGGAGCACCTTCAGATGAGCCTCGGTCCGCCGCTGGGCGGCGCGCGCCGCACCCATCGGCTCCAGGAGCATCCGTATCTCCAGCAGGTCGGCCGCCTCCTGTTCGGTCGGTTCGGCGACACAGGCGCCCGCATGGCGGCGGGTGACCACGAACCCCTCGGACTCCAGGGTCCGCAGCGCCTCACGGACAGGGACGCGGGAAACTCCGTAGCGGCGCGCGAGCACCTCCTCGGTCAGCCGGCCGCCCCGCTCGTACACGCCCGAGATGATGTCGTCACGGATTGCCGTGCATACCGAATGTGCGGGAACGCGCATGACCGAACCTCCGCATCGACGCCCGCATATCGCGGTCCGTACGCACCTGTGCGGCGACTCTATGGCAGGGCAGGTTAATTCCCGAAGGCCCCCGGTAAATCATGGATATCTTTTGGCCAGGCAAAAGCCGGACGTACGAACGCCGGGCGTGAGGAAGATATCCGTGCGAATGCGAACACCCGGAACCCGTGTGGCCCCGGCGC
This window harbors:
- a CDS encoding GntR family transcriptional regulator, producing the protein MRVPAHSVCTAIRDDIISGVYERGGRLTEEVLARRYGVSRVPVREALRTLESEGFVVTRRHAGACVAEPTEQEAADLLEIRMLLEPMGAARAAQRRTEAHLKVLRGLVRLGQERAGRGQGEDLRSLGGWFHETLAQASGSSALATLLGQLRQKISWMYAVDQPALPVVSWAEHGSIVDAVARGDAERARALTAVHAERAIAAHRLRKQGRVRDSQHAVNIASITD